The genomic segment GGGGTATGAGGGTGGGGTAGGGGCCTGAGGGGTGGCTTGGAGCCCTGGCGGTGGCTGTCTGACGTCACCGGCCTCTCTGGCAATAGGCTGCGAGCTGAGCTCCCCgaagcggcagcggcggcggcagcagcgcgGCTTGGTCTCTGGCCCCTTCACTCCGCGCCTTCTGCAGCCACCACTGCAGCCGCGCGGCGGGGCTCCCTCCCTGCAGCCAGCTGGCGGCCCCAGGTAAGGGACATGGTGCGGCTAATGCTCCGGGTGGCCGGGCGCGAGTGGGTAGGGCAGCCCGGGCGGCCTGCGCAGGCACCCCTGGCCGAAGCTTtggcccccgcccctgcccgggCTTGCGCGCTGCCTCGCTGCTCCGCAGTGCAACAGTTTGCAGCTGCCTCTTGAGAGCGGCAAGGGGGCTCTGCTGCGCCCTGGGGGGTCTACCTGGTTCTGGTCCCCGGGAAGAGCCTCGGGGCCCTGAGGCTGCGTCTTGGAAGGCCCAAGAGAAGGTCCGTTCCCCAAACTTTGCAGGCGGGAACCCTCCTTTCATTTCCAGCCACCTTACAAAGAAGCAGGATACTGTTGAGTGGGGGGGAGGTGTCACAGGGATACGGGGAGAGGGGGTGTTTGCAGTGATGTGCTTTAGCTGAGAAAGGTGCTTCAgcgggttttttattttattttattttttggtcggggtgggggcaggtaCCAGGGAAGAAGGCTGGAGAAAGGATGGAGCGCGATCCTGCGCGTGAGCCACGGCCGCGGACAGAGGCGGAGTGGAGTGGGATGTGGCTCCAGGGTTATCCCCATAGGAATGGGACCTAAGGAATCTGACGCCGTCCAGGGAGGaagagtggagggggagggaagggaagggagaattGCGTACAAGGAGCCGGCTTGGCGGCCAGGGGTGGGTGCTGGGAGGGGTAGGATCCAAGCGCAGACCTCCTTTGAGGGCGCAGTAAAGAGGAGAGTCCGCGATCTGGGCAGCAGGGGCTGCGTTCCGAGGTGGCTGCGTGTCTCTTGCAATTAGAAAGTTGTGGAGGGCCCAGGGAGGCTGCTTTATCTGCTGAGTAATCGGCATCTCTGCGGTGCGGGCGCTGACCCCTTCCCGGCAAGTGGCGCGAGCGCGGAATTGGAGGCTTTGGTGCGCCGCCAGGGGCGGGTGGGCTGGGGTCCGTGGTCTGCGGAGAAGATGGGCAGCGCCCAGCTGAGGCAGTCTGCCCAGAGGGCCGCTTTGCAGTGGCGGCGCTTATTCCGATTCTCCATGCTCCGTGAGCAGCAGCCCAGATCCTAACTAAGCCTGTTCTCTTTGCAGCCTGGTGCCTTGGCAAAGGAAAAGGGCGCGCGGACACGCGTTCGAGGCGGGGCCGGAGAGGATCTCCTGGGCACTGCTCGCTCCCTGGCCAGCTAGCTTGCCCACAGTTGCTTCCTCAGTTCTTCGCTCGCGCGCTCATCCCCTCCCACGCCAGGGAGTAGTTTTGGGTGGCGTGGGCTCCGTCCTTTTCTTGGCTGGTTGGAACCGTGTGCCAAGAGAGGAAGTCTGGTGGGCCcggcccctcccagcccagcgCCGATGAGTGCCAGGGCGCCCAAGGAGCTGAGGCTGGCGCTGCCGCCGTGTCTCCTCAACCGGACCTTTGCTTCCCCTAACGCCAGCGGCAGCGGCAACGCGAGTGCCCGGGGACCGGGCGCCGCCGGGGGCGGTGGCGGCACCTGCATTTCGCAGGTGGGACAGCAGCTCTTCCAGTCCTTCTCCTCCACGCTGGTGCTGATTGTCCTGGTCACCCTCATCTTCTGCCTCATTGTGCTGTCCCTCTCCACCTTCCACATCCACAAGCGTAGGATGAAAAAGCGGAAGATGCAGAGGGCTCAGGAGGAATATGAGCGGGATCACTGCAGCGGCAACCGCGGCGGCAGGGGGCTGCCCCAACCAGCTGGCGGCCAGGCCCCAATCCACGCAAAAGAAACCCGACTGGAAAGGCAGGCCCGGGACTCTGCCTTCTGCGCCCCCTCCGAcgcttcctcctcttcttcccctggCCTCCCGTGCCAGGGTGCCTGTGCTCCTCCGCCTCCTCCACCGGCCCCCAGCCCGCAAGGAGCACACACAGCCTCCTCCTGTTTGGACACAGCTGGCGAGGGCCTTTTGCAAACGGTGATACTGTCCTGATTGTCTGGCCCCTCTACTCTTCCCTTCCTCGTTTCCAGCATCTTTgccttccttgctttttttccccccctccggccttcctcttccactttcctgtggcctccctctcctcttctttccttattCGTCTTCCCCTACTCCGTTTCTCCTCCGCCGAGGCACTGTGCggtatttgtaaataaatattgGGCGAGGAAAGTCTCGGAAGAAGAAATAACGCTGATAATActactttattattaatatttatagtaATTATTATAATACTAATAACACGATCCAAGCGCATGACAAATcacataatttttcattgttCATGGTACGTCTTCCCTCTTCACCCTGCGCCCCCCACAATAAGGAGGAGAAACCGGACAAGCTACCAGATACGTAAAAGGCATTGACCCCCAGAGCGAAGGGAGTGGAGGGGGCCCGGTGTGTTGTACATAGCTGTCAAGTTAAGGTTCAGTTGCCTTTCTTCCCTTCCACCCCCATAGCTTTCACTTTTCCTTcagcttccctccttccccattcTTACCTTCAGCTGGGCTCAGGCAATAGTATATTATAAAGGAAACGTATACGTTAAGCACCAGGACTACAAGAGGCCACAGAGACAGTCCCAGAAAAATGTTTATGGCAGGTACCGCTCTCCACTCAGCCCTCTTCGTACCTTTAGTTAACCATTCTCTTTTCCAGAGCCAGGCATTTCAATTTACCTTTGGAAACGTCCCTCGCTGGCCGAGCATATAAGTACATTAAAAACCTTTAAAtgagttgaaagaaagaaaaagaaagaaagaaagaaagaaagaaagaaagaagagagaaaaagaatttactgCTTTCTGTtgttccctgccctgcccccacctgtaCACCTTTGATTGAGGCACTTTCAGGATTCGCAAAGGATCCATGGAGCTGTCCAGCCAGGTCTGGTGTTGAAATTGCCTCACAGAACTGGTtacctttttttggtttgtgcaGGCGGAGGAAGGGCTGTTTTGGAAAGTGATTATCCTAGCTTTCTGgtggtttctttcctctttttctacaATCGGGTTTGTGTGTACtattattttacttcttattAAACATTGCATAAGTtacctttttttgtaaaaaaaaaaaaaaaagtattaggtgATGTGCAGTGCTGAAAATGCAGTATCTAACCAACCAGAATGTTTCTGTTAAAATTTTAGAACAAGTGCAcctttgttatatatttattatattggtACCAAATACAGAAGCAAACTATAGTTCTGTACTATGTCCTCCAAACTGTATATTCTTGTTCTTAATTTCCAGCTGTTGATATAATGGTAACCACTGGATGAGGAATTCAGTGGTGCAGGCCCGGCTATTTCCAGAAGTGTTCTTTTGTACCTTACTCTGTAGTAGACTGTTATAAAAAGATGAtacatatgttttcttatttcttttgtggATAACAGAAACAACCAcaacagaaaacaagcaaataatGGATGTGCAGGAATGCCATCTATTAAAACATGGATAATATTTAAACAGTGCCTGTAGTCCTCCCTGCATGCAGTTACCACCTGGAGGCAGTGGTGTGTGTGCTTGCTTGTACTGTATGTGTTTGGGGGTAAGATTGGTGGGGACATTGGGCAATTTGGATGACTGGACATGCAAATTTCAAGAGAGGTGTTAAACCCAGTAACCGCTTATAGGATAAAAATGTTTGCAGCTTATTTCGTTAGAAACCTGTGCCTGTATCTGAGATGCAACAAAAGAGgggctctctttctctttctcagtctGGCTTGTCTAACTTcattaaatgaatgcatgaagaaagattaagaaaaaaggaagtgagaaaaaagaTCAATATTGATGTTTTCTCTCCTAATGCTAGACAAGGCCATCGATGTTAGAGATGGCTTCCACCTCTGGTTATTTGCCACTTGGATTCCCTTGGGTTGATGATAGAAGGGGCCAGAAGCATATTATAATCTTAATTGTATGCAGTGGCATCATTTTGGGGGaacaaatttggaaaatgtatGATGAGAATGTTTTACAAAAATCTCAACCAAAAGAATCCTTACTAGCCAGCAGGATGTAAGGTAACAGTGCCCCTAAGTGCATCCCTCTCCCAAGTAACTAGTAGTTCTAGATTCTCTGTCTTGGTGGCATATGTGCTCTTatccagagaaaaaaattacctctAAGGTCTTAGGTTATCTATTAAATTGCCCAAACTCCGTCTGAATCttttataaagataatttaatAAGCTAAATTTTAATCACCCATTAGATACCCACTCAAGACCTTTCCTGAAGCACAGAGGATCATCATCTAAGCATGCTATGTTGTAATATTAGGAAGACTAGGTGTAATCTTTGGGTACAATATGTTCAACAATGAACCAGATTCTCTCCAGTGCCTTAGTCACTTCCTAGTAATAAGTAAAAGAGTGCATTAACTCCCTCAGGCCACTAGGGGATCCTTTCGTGCATCAGAGCTCTACACTGTACTTCAGAATGACTAAGGCACTGTGAAGAAGAAAGCCCATTAATTTTTGTAGCTCACCCTCATCTAGCTGTAGCTATTTAATACCTTATTACAGAATGACTTTGGGACTTGAAATTTGAATAGAATTAGGGACTCAGAAGGGAGCTTCCTCATTTCCAATGAGCTCCACTAAGTGTATGGATATTACTTTCTCCCCCTTATTTGGTGCACTTTTTACAGTGaataatttcccattttattAAAGCAATAAGATGTTCTGTTGTGAGCAGTGCTGGATGATGATTCCATTTCCTTGGTGCTGAAGCTACTCATACATTTTTGCCTTATGAATCATAGTGAATTCAAGGCATGCAATAATAATCCCCTTTCAAGGAGCAGCCTGTACACTCTAGGGGGTAATTATGAAATCAGCTTGTATAATTTTTCCCCAAAGGGATAGAGGAAACAGGATAAATAAAAACACtacatatattgtttttaaaagatcttgATACCTCTAAACATGGGCACACATCTATAATATGCTCTTATTGTACACCTTTAAATATGTATGCCTTTCTCCATTAATTGGCTatggtttaatatttttaatagtgcTCTGTGTGAAGATGATGTGGTTTGTGAGTCAAATTTCATACTGAGTTAATATGCTGAGAACTCTATAAGCTTCTGATGGTGtcacctgagattttttttttatgagttagAGAATTACATAAAATTCTATTAATGCCAGTCCCCACACCAAATTACTGCAATAAGCACATATCCAAGCAATTTGCACAAACCCTGTTTAAAGTATTGCTTCTTATAGAGCTCAACTGACAGTCTCAGGAGTTTGGGATGCTACCAACAGGGcattttggatttcattttataTGAACCAAAAGGCAATCTGGaaatagataaatttattttaaggattttattcACTGATGTCCCGTCAAACTAATTGCTTCAAATCCCTATAGCTACAGCTCAACTTCTGCACTTGCTATTCAGTATTCATAAGGTGGCATGCTTGATTCttattgtttttaaagataagaaaattggAGCAAGAATACCATTATGTCAACTGTATGGGATTCTGAATCTTCAAGATATAGATGGATATAATCTTCTTTAGACTTTATATACACCcatagatatgtatttatatatgcatacattttgtACAAATTTACAATGGACTTTTTGTATTCTCTTTTCTGTCATTACAAGAATGAGATGGAAACCAAATAGTTTTTCCATCCTCTTATGCAGAGAGGATCCTGAGAAGTCAGGTATATGCATGCACTTATTTCTCTGGAGTTAAATCTGAATGACTTTCTCTTTATTTAATGAAATGGGAGAGTCCCGTTTGGCTCGGGGGAATTGGTAATTAGATAAGCTTCCTTTCTTAGTGACTTAAATGTAGCAATGATAATGAATTTATGACCATATCCTTGTGGCCTGAATGTGTAGTTGGAAAGCAGAAATCCCTTGAAGAGATTTAGGGCCATCTAGACCACAAACCTGGATTGTggcttgatttttaattttcaatctaTGTGTGGTGTGGAGATAGAACATATCTGCATAGCaaaaggtaaaatgaaaataGGACCATCATCTGTTTAGTTTGATAAGTAGTTTTGGGAGAATATGGATAAATTAGCTTTAAAAAACTTTGGCATCTGACTTTTCAAACGTTTTTTATCTGTATCAATTAAGTCATTTAGATAATGgttaaaattccattttccatCGTGCAGACATGCTTTAAATGCTTTTCTGTGGGTGGCAGTTAAGTAATTGCCAGCTGATATTACATGGAAACTGTAGATTAAATGAGAACCTAAAACTTAATCTGGTCAGGCTCCTCAGGTCCATTCCCATGTGAATCTGGACTTTGAGCCTAAATCTGAAAAGCCGCTTATCTGGGCCATTGTTTTTTAGAACTAGTGATTGTGGCTCCTAGATGTTTTAGTTTACATTAGAATAAATTGAGCTATCTATATAGGGTATTTAGTCTTTGGATTGAACATAAATCTTATTCTTctgatttggtttttatttattttgataacatGAGAAACATCTGATGGCTTGAAATCACTTACTAATGTCACCAACATAATAATTAAATTGGTGCCATGTAAGAATGCTTAGCTAAGAATAAGAATTTAATTAGCTTTAATTGGGGACAGTGTCTTACCAAGGTGGTCCTACCTGTGTGAGGCAAAGGCATATGATTTCATTGGGTTGTTTCTGTAGAGAGGCTAACAACAGAAATAATGATGACAACAAGACCagcaacagaaaaaagaaaaaaaaaaaaaaaaactaactgatTTTGGAACTCGAGTATATATCCAACTGACAGAATAAAACCGAAATTAGAATTCATGGAgaaattgttttgcttttctatcaATAAAAGAGTTTTCTTGTTAATTGGCTTTTTGGACACTATTTCCTCATTAATTTATAACATAgcagaattataaaattattcactCTGTTAACCTCAGATGctcaaactattttttaattaaaaattccatCACTCATCTTATCTTCTTCACAAACCAACTGCATGTGAGAAATGGGCAGTGTATACATTTTAGATAACCTGATAGACTGAGTCAAGTACAATAATTCATCAATGCTTTTAAGCAGATGCTCAGGTTCTTTAGGGCATGTGCTTAGTCTCTCAGGTTTCCTCTTTCTGCCTGTACTTCTCTAATATAAATCAGATATGTGGGAAAAGATTATGGTTAACATGATTTTATGGCAGTCGGGGGAAAGGGAGCCTCAGATTCATATAAATCCTATGGCTCTTAGCTGAACACTGCTGAAAGCAGCTGATTGGGTCTGTCCTCTACTCTGAGGTACTACTGCCTTATCCAGCTTTTGTGCTGACAGTCACCAAAGCAGTTTCAGACCCCAGAGTTTTGTCCCCAGGCTCAAAGTCATCATCCATGGGAATCTATGCATCCTGCCCCTGCTATCCCTAGGATCAGCAATGCTCTCACACTTTGTCCCCTTCTTGTAATAGGAACTTCTGGGTGTCCTGCATGTTATGGAGCTACTATTGAAAGACATGAGTTCTAGCTCAGGATACCTATCCACCTCTCACTGCCACCCCAGCTCTGCTAGTTTCGCTTCATGTCAGATGGCGTCATGAAGAAGGATTTCTTCTGAAGTCTTATATCAACACTCTGATACCTTCTGGGGAAGGGGTTGACATTTGGCCTTAATCATTGGGCTCCTTCAAAGCTGTTTAGAGGTTTATGAAGTACCACTCCTCTTCTTTTTGACTCATAACtgcatgtggaaaaaaaatgaaggtctTAGCAGATGCCTACATCACTTTtctgtctcacttttttttttttttcaaaattgcccCAGAATACAAGAAACATATTTCCCTCttaattcttcccttttctctgcctgAGACGACTACTACTATTGTTAGCATCCCTCTTGTGCAGTGGACTCTGTCTTTTCTGACCTCAGCCTTATAACTAACTCTAAAAAGCAGTTGAACAGCGTATAGGAAACAGAGAGATAAGCTCTGATAAGGAATTCTAAATTGGGAGATAGTTGGAACTTataatgcttttcattttttttaaatgatttttttcccattataggtggtttacagtgttctgtcaattttctactatacagcaaggtgacccggtcacacatacgtatatacattcttttttctcacattatcatgcttcatcataagtgattagatatagttcccagtgctatatgaCAGGGGAACTTATATGCTagcacagtaaatatttgtattcCTGCAAAAGATATTTATTCATGATTAAggtccttctctccttttctccaggAATGTGAGAGCTTGATCATTAgcctacatttatttttctattaaaatctaTACAATCCCCCTGCCAAGTTTGGATAGAAAATCTGGGTGCTGACAGAATCTTGTACATTATATTACTATTTGGTTTTCAAGAAGGCACAGCCTCTTCTCAATACCATCTTCAATATCAACTTCATCCTACCCCCACCCTCTAGGAGCTGCAGACTTTGTGTCAGAAATGTTTCCCTTGAGCTGGGATAACTTTCTAGTGGCTGTTGACTATCAAAGTGCAGATAGGGAGCTAACTCTACCTAAAGGCAGCAGGGAGTATAAGTTGGTGCCACAAACCAGTCTGCAACCATGGTTGTCTTTACTCTTAGGAGATAAATATCCTTTAACCTCATCTGTTTGGCTCAAGAGATGGACGGTTCCCTGAGCTAGATGGCACAAGACTGACAAATCTACTTGCTGGCCCCTTGGATATCCCCATGTGGacttaattaattaaatactAGCTGGGTATGCTCTGTCTGATCAGTTGTTGAAGTCCATTCTCATTTTCCAAAAATACCTCTCCAAATATGTCCCAGTCTTGAATTGATGCTGATAGTATCAGGCCTCCCTTTCTGAAATGTTGACTCTCCTTTTCAGAACTTTGCAAATCAAGAAGGGGATCTAGAGAGAACTTTTATTTGTCCCTGTTTTCTATCTTCTGCTGACCATCTTCTACCTGCATCTACAAATCTCCTTTCTACCTGGGTCATGGCTCTAAAATaggaattttaattttagcttGGGTTTTATGTATCACTCCATGGAACAAAAATT from the Sus scrofa isolate TJ Tabasco breed Duroc chromosome 9, Sscrofa11.1, whole genome shotgun sequence genome contains:
- the C9H11orf87 gene encoding uncharacterized protein C11orf87 homolog, with translation MSARAPKELRLALPPCLLNRTFASPNASGSGNASARGPGAAGGGGGTCISQVGQQLFQSFSSTLVLIVLVTLIFCLIVLSLSTFHIHKRRMKKRKMQRAQEEYERDHCSGNRGGRGLPQPAGGQAPIHAKETRLERQARDSAFCAPSDASSSSSPGLPCQGACAPPPPPPAPSPQGAHTASSCLDTAGEGLLQTVILS